In the genome of Afifella aestuarii, one region contains:
- the rpsK gene encoding 30S ribosomal protein S11 translates to MAKDTTRVRRRERKNITSGIAHVNSTFNNTMITITDVQGNAISWSSAGAMGFKGSRKSTPYAAQIAAETAAQKAQEHGMRTLEVEVSGPGSGRESALRALQAAGFTITSIRDVTPIPHNGCRPPKRRRV, encoded by the coding sequence ATGGCGAAAGATACCACCAGGGTGCGTCGGCGCGAGCGAAAGAACATTACGTCGGGCATCGCCCACGTGAATTCGACGTTCAACAACACGATGATCACCATCACTGACGTGCAGGGCAACGCGATTTCGTGGTCCTCTGCCGGCGCGATGGGCTTCAAAGGGTCGCGGAAGTCGACGCCCTATGCCGCTCAGATCGCGGCCGAGACTGCTGCGCAGAAGGCGCAGGAGCACGGCATGCGGACGCTTGAGGTCGAGGTTTCCGGACCGGGGTCGGGCCGTGAATCGGCTCTGCGCGCGCTGCAGGCTGCGGGCTTCACCATTACTTCGATCCGTGACGTGACGCCGATCCCCCACAACGGCTGCCGTCCCCCGAAGCGGCGCCGCGTCTGA
- a CDS encoding DegQ family serine endoprotease, with protein MTSFRQFRLACCVLLASAGVSSGIVVGVPLAHAQDVPQSREEISLSFAPIVKKAAPAVVNVYAKQIVRTAPSPFADDPFFRHFFGDGGFGSPFGVPRERARNSLGSGVIVDASGLVVTNYHVIRGADEVKVALSDGREFEAEILLRDEQSDLAILKISDGDTDFPTLSFADSDDLEVGDLVLAIGNPFGVGQTVTSGIVSAVARTEVGISDMSFFIQTDAAINPGNSGGALIDVKGRLVGINSAIFSRSGGSNGIGFAIPSNMAQAVAAQALAGGTEVVRPWIGATFQKVTPDIARSLDLPRPQGALVVKVFEGSPAEKAGLAVGDLVLSADDYEVANPRSLEYRLTIKGIGETEKLVVLRDGVEKTLTVSLESAPETVRADEQLLDGYSPLTGATVANLSPRLAERLRLPSDQEGVAVTKVEPRSPAAQLGLQPGDIVVALQGHGVESSSELKRMTSQKQRLWRITVNRGGRLSRLVIGG; from the coding sequence GTGACGTCGTTTCGTCAGTTTCGCCTTGCCTGCTGTGTCCTGCTCGCCTCTGCCGGTGTTTCGAGCGGTATCGTTGTCGGTGTGCCGCTCGCGCATGCTCAGGACGTGCCGCAAAGCCGTGAAGAGATTTCTCTTTCCTTTGCCCCGATCGTGAAGAAGGCCGCTCCTGCGGTCGTCAATGTCTACGCGAAGCAGATCGTGCGCACAGCGCCGTCGCCCTTCGCGGACGATCCCTTCTTCCGGCATTTCTTCGGTGATGGGGGTTTCGGGTCGCCTTTCGGCGTGCCGCGTGAGCGTGCGCGCAATTCGCTCGGCTCCGGTGTCATCGTTGATGCATCCGGTCTTGTCGTCACGAACTATCACGTCATCCGCGGTGCCGATGAAGTGAAGGTGGCCTTGTCGGACGGGCGCGAATTTGAAGCCGAAATCCTGTTGCGAGACGAACAGAGCGATCTTGCGATCCTGAAGATCTCCGACGGGGATACGGACTTCCCGACGCTTTCGTTTGCCGATTCGGACGATCTCGAGGTCGGCGATCTCGTGCTCGCGATCGGCAACCCGTTCGGTGTCGGACAGACGGTGACCAGCGGCATCGTCTCTGCGGTGGCGCGAACGGAGGTCGGTATCTCCGACATGTCGTTTTTCATCCAGACGGATGCGGCGATCAATCCGGGCAATTCGGGCGGCGCATTGATCGATGTGAAGGGCCGGCTTGTCGGTATCAATTCAGCGATCTTCTCGCGGTCTGGCGGTTCGAACGGAATCGGGTTCGCGATTCCTTCCAACATGGCGCAGGCGGTGGCCGCCCAGGCGCTCGCCGGCGGGACGGAAGTGGTGCGCCCCTGGATCGGAGCGACGTTCCAGAAGGTGACGCCGGATATTGCCCGCTCGCTCGATCTGCCGCGGCCCCAGGGAGCGCTCGTCGTCAAGGTCTTCGAGGGCTCTCCCGCCGAAAAGGCCGGTCTTGCGGTCGGCGATCTCGTCCTGTCGGCCGATGATTACGAGGTGGCCAATCCGCGTTCGCTCGAATACCGGCTGACGATCAAGGGAATTGGCGAGACGGAGAAGCTTGTCGTCCTGCGCGATGGGGTAGAGAAGACGCTGACTGTCTCTTTGGAATCGGCGCCGGAGACGGTGCGGGCCGACGAGCAGCTTCTTGACGGCTATTCGCCGCTGACCGGGGCGACGGTCGCGAATCTCTCGCCGAGGCTTGCGGAGAGACTGCGGCTGCCGAGTGATCAAGAGGGCGTCGCGGTTACCAAGGTGGAGCCGCGGTCACCCGCCGCGCAGCTAGGCCTGCAGCCGGGTGATATTGTCGTTGCCTTGCAGGGGCACGGTGTCGAATCGTCGAGCGAGCTGAAACGTATGACGAGCCAAAAGCAGCGATTGTGGCGGATCACGGTCAACCGTGGTGGCCGGCTCTCGCGGCTTGTCATCGGTGGATGA
- a CDS encoding DNA-directed RNA polymerase subunit alpha, protein MIQKNWQDLIKPNKLDVKHGSDASRIATVVAEPLERGFGLTLGNALRRVLLSSLQGAAVTSLQIDGVLHEFSSIAGVREDVTDIVLNVKEIAIKMESEGPKRLTLRKSGPGVVLAGDIQTVGDIEVLNPEHVLCTLDEGADIRMELTVDTGKGYVPADRNRPEDAPIGLIPVDSLYSPVKKVSYRVENTREGQVLDYDKLTLSLETDGSVSPDDAVAYAARILQDQLSIFVNFDEPKKEEVHEATPELAFNPALLKKVDELELSVRSANCLKNDNIVYIGDLIQKTEAEMLRTPNFGRKSLNEIKEVLASMGLHLGMEVANWPPDNIDDLAKRFEDQY, encoded by the coding sequence GTGATACAAAAGAACTGGCAGGATCTCATTAAGCCGAACAAGCTTGATGTGAAGCACGGGTCCGATGCGAGCCGCATCGCTACCGTCGTCGCAGAACCGCTTGAGCGCGGCTTCGGCCTGACGCTCGGCAATGCGCTGCGCCGCGTGCTGTTGTCCTCGCTGCAGGGTGCGGCTGTGACCAGCCTGCAGATCGATGGCGTTCTGCACGAATTCTCCTCCATCGCTGGCGTTCGGGAAGATGTCACCGACATCGTCCTCAACGTGAAGGAAATCGCCATCAAGATGGAGAGCGAAGGTCCGAAGCGGCTGACGCTCAGGAAGTCCGGCCCGGGCGTGGTCCTGGCGGGCGACATCCAGACGGTCGGCGATATCGAGGTGCTCAACCCCGAACACGTTCTGTGCACGCTCGATGAGGGCGCGGACATTCGCATGGAGCTGACGGTCGATACCGGCAAGGGCTATGTCCCGGCGGATCGCAACCGCCCGGAAGACGCGCCGATCGGCCTCATTCCGGTCGACAGCCTCTATTCGCCGGTCAAGAAGGTTTCCTATCGCGTCGAGAATACGCGTGAAGGCCAGGTCCTCGATTACGACAAGCTGACCTTGTCGCTCGAGACCGATGGTTCGGTATCGCCGGACGATGCCGTCGCCTATGCGGCCCGGATCCTGCAGGACCAGCTTTCGATCTTCGTCAACTTCGACGAGCCGAAGAAGGAAGAAGTCCACGAGGCGACCCCGGAGCTCGCCTTCAACCCGGCGCTTCTGAAGAAGGTGGACGAGCTGGAGCTTTCGGTTCGCTCGGCCAACTGCTTGAAGAACGACAACATCGTCTATATCGGCGATCTCATTCAGAAGACCGAGGCGGAGATGCTGCGCACGCCGAACTTCGGCCGCAAGTCGCTGAACGAGATCAAGGAGGTTCTCGCCTCCATGGGCCTGCATCTCGGTATGGAAGTGGCCAATTGGCCGCCCGACAATATCGACGATCTCGCCAAACGCTTCGAAGACCAATACTAA
- a CDS encoding ATP12 family chaperone protein, whose protein sequence is MPDFPAKPDDAMSKAREHAARELPKRFYKRAEAVETESGFELRLDGRPARTPGKKPLAVARAALGQSLAEEWDAQGERIDPLTMPLTRLANVAIDGVADEMPAVREEVAAYAGTDLLFYRAGEPEALVARQRAIWDPLLAWAESRFSVRFRLVEGVMPVDQPEEGLQAVREALEGFDEPLSLAALHTATTLTGSALIALALAEGVIDAEAAWAAAHVDEDFNISQWGEDFEAKERRERRGSEFSVAAMVLRA, encoded by the coding sequence TTGCCCGATTTTCCTGCAAAGCCCGACGATGCGATGTCGAAGGCGCGCGAGCATGCGGCAAGGGAGCTGCCAAAGAGATTCTATAAACGGGCCGAAGCCGTTGAAACGGAATCCGGTTTCGAGCTTCGCCTCGACGGGCGTCCGGCCCGCACGCCGGGTAAGAAGCCGCTTGCCGTCGCGCGCGCAGCTCTCGGTCAAAGCCTTGCCGAGGAATGGGACGCTCAGGGAGAACGCATCGATCCTCTGACAATGCCGCTCACACGTCTCGCCAATGTGGCGATCGATGGGGTGGCCGACGAAATGCCTGCGGTGCGCGAAGAGGTGGCGGCTTATGCGGGCACGGACCTTCTCTTTTACCGTGCCGGCGAGCCGGAAGCTCTCGTCGCCCGGCAGCGCGCGATCTGGGACCCGCTGCTTGCCTGGGCAGAAAGCCGCTTTTCGGTTCGCTTCCGTCTGGTCGAAGGGGTCATGCCGGTCGATCAACCGGAAGAGGGGCTTCAGGCCGTGCGCGAGGCTCTCGAGGGATTTGACGAGCCGCTGTCGCTCGCGGCTCTCCACACGGCAACCACGCTGACCGGATCGGCACTAATCGCGCTCGCCCTGGCGGAAGGTGTGATCGATGCCGAGGCTGCCTGGGCCGCTGCGCATGTCGACGAGGATTTCAACATCTCGCAATGGGGTGAGGATTTCGAGGCGAAGGAGCGGCGTGAGCGTCGCGGCTCTGAGTTCTCGGTGGCCGCGATGGTGCTGCGCGCCTGA
- a CDS encoding DMT family transporter codes for MSQALGAKPASLLVLLTVMWGLNQVAIKVALGGFPPMLQMGLRSAVAGGLVLLWCFARGVPVFRSGRRFGPGVLTGILFGMEFALVFFGLTMTTASRSVVFLNTAPFFVAVGAHFWLGDRISAAKAAGLALAFVGIVVAFLDGLSPGTLNTAAGDVLCILAAVFWGGTTLVVKGTSLREAPAEEILLYQLLVSAPLGFALSFLVGEAGIGPVTSIELLAFLYQGVVVAGASYLAWFWLVRTHSAPLLHAFTFIVPVSGVFFGAVLLGDPVGWRHGLALLLVAGGIYLVNRPAPVRRVVPPGA; via the coding sequence ATGTCGCAAGCGCTTGGGGCGAAGCCCGCCTCTCTGCTCGTGCTCCTGACTGTGATGTGGGGGCTCAACCAGGTCGCCATCAAAGTGGCACTCGGTGGCTTCCCGCCGATGCTGCAGATGGGGCTGCGTTCTGCCGTGGCCGGCGGTCTGGTGCTTCTCTGGTGCTTTGCGCGCGGCGTGCCGGTTTTTCGGTCGGGTCGGCGTTTCGGCCCGGGTGTCCTGACCGGGATATTGTTCGGGATGGAGTTCGCTCTCGTGTTCTTCGGTCTGACGATGACGACGGCTTCACGCAGCGTCGTCTTCCTCAATACCGCTCCTTTCTTTGTCGCCGTCGGAGCCCATTTTTGGCTGGGAGACAGGATTTCTGCGGCAAAAGCCGCTGGGCTCGCGCTCGCCTTCGTGGGGATCGTGGTCGCCTTCCTCGACGGGCTAAGCCCAGGAACGCTCAATACGGCCGCTGGTGACGTGCTGTGCATTCTGGCCGCCGTGTTCTGGGGCGGGACGACTTTGGTCGTGAAGGGCACGAGCTTGCGCGAAGCGCCCGCCGAAGAAATCCTTCTCTATCAGTTGCTGGTCTCGGCCCCGCTCGGCTTTGCCTTGTCGTTCCTTGTCGGGGAGGCGGGGATCGGGCCTGTGACCTCGATCGAACTCCTCGCCTTCCTGTATCAAGGTGTGGTCGTCGCCGGGGCGAGCTATCTCGCCTGGTTCTGGCTGGTGAGAACCCATTCCGCGCCGCTGCTCCACGCCTTCACCTTTATCGTTCCGGTCTCCGGCGTCTTCTTCGGGGCGGTGCTCCTTGGCGATCCTGTCGGCTGGCGCCACGGCCTTGCCCTTTTGCTCGTCGCCGGCGGTATCTATCTGGTGAACAGGCCTGCGCCGGTCCGCCGTGTCGTTCCGCCGGGCGCGTGA
- a CDS encoding cytochrome b/b6 domain-containing protein produces the protein MPEPAEPQTEIVYRHGWATRIWHWLNAFCLFFLLASGLQIFNAHPALYLGTQSNFSNSLVSMTAMRTGDGSLRGITEIGSMDFDTTGFLGASRDSSGALVARGFPAWATIPSYRDLATGRIVHFFFAWVLVASGLAYVCVSLFNGHFRRDLIPRRGELRAMPRAIGDHLRFRFGREAHYNILQKLSYLIVILGLIPTMVATGLAMSPGMDAALPWLLDLFGGRQSARTLHFMTMSLLVLFFVVHIVMVLAAGPINEMRAIITGRYRVRPEAKGETS, from the coding sequence AAATCGTCTACCGGCACGGATGGGCAACGCGCATATGGCACTGGCTGAACGCGTTCTGCCTCTTCTTCCTTCTCGCGAGCGGTCTGCAGATCTTCAACGCGCATCCCGCGCTCTATCTCGGCACCCAGTCGAACTTCTCCAACTCCCTCGTCTCCATGACCGCCATGCGTACGGGTGACGGCAGCCTGCGAGGAATTACAGAAATCGGCAGCATGGACTTCGACACGACCGGCTTTCTGGGCGCCTCACGCGACAGCAGCGGGGCACTTGTCGCGCGCGGTTTTCCCGCCTGGGCGACCATCCCGAGCTACCGAGACCTTGCGACCGGTCGGATCGTGCATTTCTTCTTCGCCTGGGTGCTGGTGGCGAGTGGCCTCGCCTATGTCTGCGTCAGCCTTTTCAACGGCCATTTCCGCCGCGATCTCATCCCCCGCCGCGGCGAGCTACGCGCCATGCCACGCGCGATCGGCGATCACCTCCGCTTCCGCTTCGGACGAGAGGCTCATTACAACATTCTGCAAAAGCTCTCCTACCTCATCGTCATCCTCGGCCTCATTCCAACGATGGTCGCCACCGGTCTCGCCATGTCGCCGGGGATGGATGCTGCCCTGCCCTGGCTTCTCGATCTGTTCGGTGGACGCCAGTCGGCACGCACGCTGCATTTCATGACGATGAGCCTGCTCGTCCTCTTCTTTGTCGTTCACATCGTCATGGTTCTCGCGGCAGGTCCGATCAACGAGATGCGCGCCATCATCACCGGACGGTACCGCGTGCGGCCCGAGGCGAAGGGAGAAACCTCATGA
- the rplQ gene encoding 50S ribosomal protein L17, giving the protein MRHRKTGRKLNRTSSHRQAMFANMAAALIRHEQIVTTLPKAKELRPFVEKLVTLGKRGDLHARRIAMSRLRDEEMVKKLFETIGPRYGERNGGYTRVLKAGFRYGDSAPVGVIEFVDRDEDARGAEDRARMEAAEVAEAAA; this is encoded by the coding sequence ATGCGCCACAGAAAGACCGGCCGTAAGCTGAATCGGACGTCGAGCCATCGTCAGGCGATGTTTGCCAATATGGCGGCGGCGCTCATTCGCCACGAGCAGATCGTGACAACCCTGCCGAAGGCAAAAGAGCTCAGGCCGTTCGTGGAGAAGCTCGTCACGCTCGGAAAGCGGGGCGACCTGCATGCGCGCCGGATCGCGATGTCGCGGCTGCGCGATGAAGAGATGGTCAAGAAGCTCTTCGAGACGATCGGCCCACGCTACGGTGAGCGGAACGGTGGTTACACCCGCGTGCTCAAAGCCGGCTTCCGCTATGGTGACAGTGCGCCGGTCGGCGTGATCGAATTCGTCGATCGCGACGAGGATGCGCGCGGCGCCGAGGATCGGGCTCGCATGGAAGCGGCCGAGGTTGCGGAAGCCGCAGCGTAA
- a CDS encoding BCCT family transporter: MSEQTVDQTGDATEDIPTDYEVGQDNIQVLGLDFHNPVFIVSGLTIILFVVFTLLFQQGAESFFTWLRPFLTSNLDWLFLIAGNVFVLFSLFLIVSPLGKIRLGGPDARPEYNYSGWFAMLFAAGMGIGLMFYGVSEPLTHYNASVASDAAQAGSDAPLMGAPDNPEGARRLAMAATIFHWGLHPWAIYAVVALALALFSYNKGLPLTIRSAFYPIFGEAVWGWLGHVIDTLAVFATLFGLATSLGFGAEQALAGLNHIFGIPATDPWKVGLIVAITGCALTSVLAGLDAGVKRLSEINMALAFLLLVFVVAVGPTLAIVSGFFENIVAYARDIIPLSNPIGRSDDGFRNGWTTFYWAWWISWSPFVGMFIARVSYGRTVREFMICVLIIPTVVSIFWMTAFGGTAISQLMNGYDGAVSAELPVKLFLMLEHLPLASITSFIGIVLVIVFFVTSSDSGSLVIDTITAGGKVDAPVAQRVFWATFEGLVAIALLLGGGLKALQSAAVATGFPFALILLLMIWCIYQGLKGEQRALVEAKEAEATA, from the coding sequence ATGAGCGAACAGACGGTGGATCAAACAGGCGACGCGACCGAGGATATTCCGACCGACTATGAAGTCGGTCAGGACAATATCCAGGTCCTTGGTCTCGATTTTCACAACCCCGTATTCATCGTGTCAGGGCTGACGATTATTCTGTTCGTCGTCTTCACCCTCCTTTTTCAACAGGGCGCGGAGAGCTTCTTCACCTGGCTGCGACCATTCCTGACATCGAACCTCGATTGGCTCTTCCTGATTGCCGGAAACGTCTTCGTCCTGTTTTCCCTGTTTCTGATCGTCTCGCCTCTCGGGAAAATCCGACTGGGCGGTCCTGATGCAAGACCGGAGTACAATTACTCTGGGTGGTTCGCCATGCTCTTTGCCGCGGGCATGGGTATCGGGCTGATGTTCTACGGCGTGTCGGAGCCTTTGACGCATTACAACGCGTCCGTTGCATCAGATGCCGCGCAGGCGGGTAGCGATGCGCCTTTGATGGGTGCGCCCGACAATCCGGAAGGTGCAAGGCGGCTCGCCATGGCGGCCACGATCTTCCACTGGGGTTTGCACCCCTGGGCGATCTATGCCGTCGTCGCGCTCGCCCTTGCGCTTTTCAGCTACAATAAGGGCCTGCCGCTGACGATCCGGTCTGCCTTTTACCCGATCTTCGGTGAGGCTGTCTGGGGCTGGCTCGGCCATGTCATCGATACGCTCGCGGTGTTTGCGACACTTTTCGGCCTGGCGACCTCGCTCGGCTTCGGTGCGGAACAGGCACTGGCCGGTCTCAACCACATCTTCGGCATCCCCGCGACCGATCCATGGAAGGTTGGGCTGATCGTCGCCATCACCGGCTGCGCACTGACCTCGGTTCTGGCCGGCCTTGACGCTGGCGTGAAGCGGCTGAGCGAGATCAATATGGCTTTGGCCTTCCTGCTGCTCGTCTTTGTCGTGGCTGTGGGGCCGACCCTTGCGATCGTCTCCGGCTTTTTTGAGAACATCGTCGCCTATGCGCGCGATATCATTCCGCTGTCGAACCCGATCGGCCGGAGCGATGACGGTTTCCGCAATGGCTGGACGACTTTCTACTGGGCGTGGTGGATTTCGTGGTCGCCTTTCGTCGGCATGTTCATTGCGCGCGTTTCGTATGGGCGGACGGTGCGTGAGTTCATGATCTGCGTCCTCATCATCCCGACGGTCGTCAGCATCTTCTGGATGACGGCCTTTGGCGGGACCGCGATCTCGCAGCTGATGAATGGTTATGACGGGGCCGTCAGTGCCGAGCTGCCTGTGAAGCTCTTCCTGATGTTGGAGCATCTGCCGCTTGCTTCGATCACGTCGTTCATCGGCATCGTCCTGGTGATTGTCTTCTTCGTCACCTCGTCGGATTCCGGCTCGCTGGTGATCGATACGATCACGGCCGGTGGCAAGGTCGATGCACCGGTCGCGCAGCGCGTCTTCTGGGCGACCTTCGAGGGGCTGGTGGCAATCGCGCTCCTTCTCGGAGGCGGGCTCAAAGCTCTGCAATCGGCCGCTGTCGCTACGGGCTTTCCCTTTGCGCTCATCCTGCTCCTGATGATCTGGTGCATTTATCAGGGCTTGAAGGGCGAGCAGCGGGCGCTCGTCGAAGCGAAGGAGGCAGAGGCGACGGCCTGA
- a CDS encoding replication-associated recombination protein A, which produces MSDNLFTAAGLEKSAPQPLPDRLRPKKLADVVGQPHLTGEDGTLTRMLRTRSLGSLVFWGPPGTGKTTVARLLARETDLYFQQLSAIFSGVADLKKHFEAARGRRQTGQGTLLFVDEIHRFNRAQQDSFLPVMEDGTVTLVGATTENPSFELNAALLSRAAVLVFRPLDSDALGKLVERAEIEEGRKLPLDEEARGVLLRMADGDGRAVLALAEEVWRAAGKDETFDAKRLQKVLQRRAPIYDKSRDGHYNLISALHKSVRGSDPQAALYYLGRMLDAGEDPMYLARRVIRMAVEDIGLADPQGLVQANAAKEAYHMLGSPEGELAIAQAVVYLATAPKSNALYKAYGAARRTAKEAGSLQPPKHILNAPTKLMQSEGYGAGYAYDHAQEEAFSGQNYFPDELERQDFYVPTGRGFEAELKRRLDHWDRVRRERAKGEDET; this is translated from the coding sequence TTGTCGGACAATCTCTTCACAGCAGCCGGATTGGAAAAGAGCGCGCCGCAGCCCTTGCCTGACCGGCTGCGGCCAAAAAAGCTCGCCGATGTTGTCGGCCAGCCGCATCTGACGGGTGAGGACGGCACGCTCACCCGGATGCTTCGGACGCGCTCTCTCGGCTCTCTGGTCTTCTGGGGGCCGCCTGGGACGGGCAAGACCACGGTCGCGCGGCTTCTGGCCCGCGAAACGGACCTTTATTTCCAGCAGCTGTCGGCGATCTTTTCCGGCGTCGCCGATCTCAAGAAGCATTTCGAGGCGGCGCGCGGGCGGCGGCAGACAGGGCAGGGGACGCTTCTCTTCGTCGACGAAATCCATCGTTTCAATCGCGCACAGCAGGACAGTTTTCTTCCCGTCATGGAGGACGGGACGGTGACGCTCGTGGGGGCGACCACCGAAAACCCGTCTTTCGAGCTCAACGCGGCGCTTCTGTCGCGTGCAGCCGTTCTGGTGTTTCGCCCGCTCGATTCTGACGCGCTCGGCAAGCTCGTCGAACGTGCCGAGATAGAGGAAGGGCGAAAGCTGCCGCTCGACGAGGAAGCGCGCGGCGTTCTTCTGCGTATGGCCGATGGCGACGGACGGGCCGTTCTCGCGCTCGCCGAAGAGGTCTGGCGCGCGGCGGGAAAGGACGAAACCTTCGATGCGAAGCGTCTGCAGAAGGTTCTGCAGCGGCGGGCGCCGATCTACGACAAGAGCCGGGATGGTCATTACAACCTGATTTCGGCCCTGCACAAATCGGTGCGCGGTTCCGACCCGCAGGCGGCTCTCTACTATCTGGGGCGCATGCTCGATGCGGGCGAAGACCCGATGTATCTGGCCCGACGGGTGATCCGCATGGCGGTGGAGGATATCGGCCTCGCCGATCCGCAGGGGCTCGTGCAGGCGAATGCTGCGAAAGAGGCGTACCACATGCTGGGTTCGCCCGAAGGCGAACTCGCCATTGCCCAGGCCGTGGTCTATCTCGCAACGGCACCCAAATCGAACGCCCTTTACAAGGCATATGGCGCCGCGCGCCGGACGGCCAAGGAGGCCGGCTCGCTCCAACCTCCGAAGCACATCCTCAATGCCCCGACCAAGCTCATGCAGTCGGAAGGCTATGGGGCCGGCTACGCCTATGACCATGCTCAGGAAGAGGCGTTCTCGGGGCAGAATTATTTCCCCGACGAACTGGAGCGTCAGGACTTTTACGTGCCGACCGGACGTGGGTTCGAAGCGGAGCTCAAACGACGGCTCGATCATTGGGACCGGGTGCGGCGCGAACGTGCCAAAGGCGAAGACGAGACCTGA
- a CDS encoding RluA family pseudouridine synthase: MSAPASVVMRRVDRDESGMRVDRWFKEHYPGLGFGHLQKLLRSGQVRVDGGRVKTSTRLVAGQEVRVPPLATGDVRPQTKATIRDRRDVDVLNDALLYEDSQVYVFNKPAGLAVQGGSGVNRHVDGMLEAFRDRHGRKPRLVHRLDRDTAGVLVVARTRSAAAFFGKAFKERESRKLYWALVKGVPKPPQGKISTFLVRGEGDDAERMRVARHGERGADHALSHYAVADQAGSRLSWLIMRPVTGRTHQLRAHAAHIGNPIIGDSKYFDVENWELPGGIQNRLHLLARRIILPHPTGGILDVTAPLPPHMAQSWAVLGFDETGGEAAAEAV; encoded by the coding sequence ATGAGTGCCCCGGCCTCCGTCGTGATGCGGCGCGTCGACCGGGACGAATCCGGTATGCGCGTCGATCGTTGGTTCAAGGAGCATTATCCGGGCCTCGGTTTCGGCCATCTGCAGAAGCTTCTTCGCTCCGGCCAGGTGCGTGTGGACGGGGGGCGCGTGAAAACCTCGACCCGTCTCGTCGCCGGTCAGGAGGTGCGCGTGCCGCCGCTTGCGACAGGCGATGTGCGCCCGCAGACCAAAGCGACCATCCGCGACCGGCGCGATGTCGATGTGCTGAACGATGCACTTCTTTACGAGGACAGCCAAGTCTACGTCTTCAACAAGCCTGCCGGTCTCGCGGTCCAGGGCGGATCGGGCGTCAATCGTCACGTCGACGGGATGCTGGAGGCGTTTCGCGATCGCCACGGCCGTAAGCCGCGGCTCGTTCATCGTCTCGACCGCGACACGGCCGGCGTGCTTGTCGTGGCTCGCACGCGAAGTGCCGCAGCATTTTTCGGCAAGGCCTTCAAGGAGCGGGAGAGCCGCAAGCTCTATTGGGCGCTGGTGAAGGGCGTTCCGAAGCCGCCGCAGGGCAAGATCTCGACGTTTCTGGTACGCGGCGAGGGCGACGATGCGGAGCGTATGCGGGTCGCTCGTCACGGCGAGCGGGGAGCGGATCATGCCCTGTCGCACTACGCGGTGGCCGATCAGGCTGGCTCGCGGCTCTCGTGGCTCATCATGCGGCCGGTGACGGGGCGCACGCATCAGCTTCGAGCCCATGCCGCGCATATCGGCAATCCGATCATTGGCGATTCGAAGTACTTCGATGTTGAGAATTGGGAGTTGCCAGGCGGCATTCAAAACCGGCTGCATCTCCTTGCTCGGAGAATCATTTTGCCTCATCCCACCGGGGGCATTCTCGATGTGACGGCACCGCTGCCGCCGCATATGGCGCAGAGCTGGGCCGTGCTCGGCTTTGACGAGACTGGCGGGGAGGCTGCGGCCGAGGCCGTTTGA
- a CDS encoding molybdopterin-binding protein, translating into MTVSLTRRGLIRAAAIGGGAALMSGCDRIVQNPMARAFLQRAEDLTMTAQRSLLDREALAREYSESEIIQPQRPNGSISPRDPDYRRMAANGFADWRLSVTGLVERPQSLSLDELRGMPARTQITRHDCVEGWSCIAKWTGVPLAAVLDEAGVKPGGSYVVFRCADTLGREKYYESIDMIDARHPQTILAYGLNDETLPVANGAPLRVRIERQLGYKMAKYVMGIEVVGSFASIRGGKGGYWEDRGYEWYAGI; encoded by the coding sequence ATGACCGTCTCCCTAACCCGTCGCGGCCTCATCCGGGCCGCCGCCATTGGCGGTGGAGCCGCGCTCATGTCTGGTTGCGACCGCATCGTCCAGAATCCGATGGCACGCGCTTTCTTGCAGCGGGCCGAAGATCTGACGATGACCGCGCAGCGCAGCCTCCTCGATCGCGAGGCCCTGGCGCGCGAGTATTCCGAAAGCGAGATCATCCAACCGCAGCGTCCGAACGGCTCGATCAGTCCGCGCGATCCGGATTATCGGAGGATGGCCGCGAATGGCTTCGCCGATTGGCGTCTTTCCGTCACCGGCCTCGTCGAGCGACCGCAATCCCTGTCGCTCGACGAATTACGCGGCATGCCAGCGCGCACGCAGATCACGCGGCATGACTGCGTCGAGGGATGGAGCTGCATCGCGAAATGGACGGGCGTGCCCCTCGCCGCGGTTCTCGATGAAGCCGGTGTCAAACCCGGTGGCAGCTACGTGGTCTTCCGCTGCGCCGACACGCTCGGTCGCGAAAAATACTACGAATCGATCGATATGATCGACGCACGTCACCCGCAGACGATCCTCGCCTACGGCCTCAACGATGAAACCCTGCCGGTCGCAAACGGTGCGCCGTTGCGCGTGCGCATCGAACGCCAGCTCGGCTACAAGATGGCGAAGTACGTCATGGGCATCGAGGTCGTGGGGAGCTTCGCCTCAATCCGCGGCGGCAAGGGCGGCTATTGGGAAGACCGCGGCTACGAATGGTATGCCGGCATCTGA